From the Penaeus monodon isolate SGIC_2016 chromosome 3, NSTDA_Pmon_1, whole genome shotgun sequence genome, the window GGTGGTTAAAAGAAAGATGCATCAGATCTTGCAAGCATAATGCAATGGaacaaaacaaacattatatGATATGCAGGAAACTTCAGGTCGAGTAACCTCAATGCACAATAAAACTAGATAGGTATCCAAAGATAATCATCCAATAATTATCTCATTCTATTTTATTAACTATTCCAGAGCACGTAAACACATGGTTAATTATTTACAAATACATGATGCGTTTATTACCCAATGCATtcctcacatatatttataaaagactACAAATATGACGTAGACTTCCAACAAGAATACGAATCATAGCATCCTTAGTcattgattttataataatgataataataataataataataataataataataataataataataataataaaagcattctTCAGTGCACCAGTTAATCCTCTTCCAGATCTTATTCCCTATAGCAAATGATCAGTCAATAAGAAAACTATTTTTCACAGTATATGCTTCATATAACTAAAGTGAAACAAGGATAAACATGAACATATGATCAAGCACCGGCCTCTGGTTATGCCGCCACTACACCTGCTCCTGCAcctgccaagtacgacttcaattACGCCGTCAAGGACGACTATTCTGGTAACGATTTCGGACACCAGGAGGCTCGCGACGGCTATGACACACAAGGGTcagcttcccgacggtcgtctacAGACGGTCACCTACACTGTCAACGGCGATTCTGGCTTTGTGGCGAATGTCAGCTACGAGAGCGAGGTTCAGTACCCTGCCGAACGCTTAGATGTGAAATTCTAGTTCGACTTATTATAATtctctttaaattaaattttcgaaTAATGATTTCGTTTTTAAATCGTTTTACAGGAGAATGTGGTGCATATTAGAGCCATAGGTATAGAGCGAAAAAAACATTGATTTAAATACTAATGTTaaattgaatattaataatatatttttttgaatttccctATCcgaaatgcatgtatgtatccgaaatgaatgcatgtatgtataatagcacacacacacacacacacacacacacacacacacacacacacacacacacacacacacacatatatatatatatatatatatatatatatatatatatatatatatatatatatatataaacatatatttgttaatgtgcaatatgtatatacatatacacatacatatgtaaatatacacacatctgtttatctatatatgtatacatacttacatacgtatatgtatacatacatacatgcatctatatatatatatatatatatatatatatatatatatatatatatatatatataatatatatatatatatatatatatagatagatatagatatatgtatatgtatatatattctgcctGTATTTCaccatatatttattacatttatgaatatatatacacatacgcatatacacatgcacacacacacacacacacacacacacacacacacacacacacacacacacatatatatatatatatatatatatatatatatatatatatatatatatatatatttgtgtgaatatagTTATAGAAGGTATATTGATACATAACAACTATGGATATTTTTCCAAAGCCACACGTAGTTACAAACCCCAAACATtacgacatacacatatatagataaactatgcatatatttattccaAAAATAGTACTAGCCAGAGTAGAACCTATCCATACTTCAAAAGGAAGTTGGCACGGCAAACTCATCGTTGTCTGCTTCGATTACAAATAAATCCAACTGAAGTAAAGGTTTAGCAAAATTACACGAACGAGTGAATGTCTAAAATCATTTCTAATTTTAATATGGTACATACTCAGGGTTTGATATTCTACAACTTATATATAAGAGTTGAGTgacaatatataaagtatatatatatatatatatatatatatatatatatatatatatatatatatatatatatatatatatatatataaatatatatatatttattatattatatatatatatatatatatatatatatatatatatgtatatatatatattatatatataatatatatatatatatatatatatatatatatacatttaaaaagattgcagaattaaaaaagaaaagagaaagaaaaaagaaagaaagacaaaacagaaaagagaagaaaagaaaagaaaggagacacacatacacacacacacacacacacacacacacacacacacacacacacacacacacacacacacatatatatatatatatatatatatatatatatatatatatatatatatatatataggcagtgaAGTCAATAAAGGAGACATCATTATATTGGTGAAAAAAACTGACTTAGTTCACGGATAAAGCATTTTGTGAGATGTATACGTTGCACACCTGGGCAGGAGAAACGAACTTATCCCGATTGGCCAGAAAGCAGGACCGAGACGGAATGCACATGCAACACTTCGTCAATGAAAGGAAGACATGTGCATGAATGAAAGGGAGGCCGACGGAATGATGATGTTGCAAGGGGTAGAAACGGTGAGGGTGTCAGCTgtgcaaagaaagaagagaatgaacgaTATTCACTAGAATGTGTACATTAGAGGAAAGCACAGTTAGGATGGTTTAGAGGCAAAGcgggtgtgtgagagtgagatgaTCTGGTAATGTGCAAGGAAACTGTGAGGTGTATAAAGGATAATAAGAATTGGGCGGAGACATGTGAAGGCCAAAGAAAAGATTTATGgatatggtggggggagggggtgaaggtggtAGACAGGGCAGGTAGAGACGGATAATCCGCTATGACGGTCCCTAACAGGAGCAgtcgaaagaaaatatatatcacacatattgtctacacacacacacatacacatacacacacacacacacacacacacacacacacacacacacacacacacacacacacacacacacacacacacacacacacacacacacacaatatatatatatatatatatatatatatatatatatatatatacatatatatatgtacatatatatacataaacacacacacacacacacacacacatatttgtgtgtgtgtgtgtgtgtgtgtataaacacaaatgtgtgtgtttatatgcacatatacatgtttatatatatacacatatgtatatacacacatacacacatgtatgtctatatctatctatctaatatcatatatatatatatatatatatatatatatatatatatatatatatatatatatttgtatgtatatatacatatattcatatatacataccgaaaaaataatatatacatatataagtttacagaaatatatgtgtatatacatgtacatatgcgcgggtgtatgtgtgtgttaatcccTGTGTGTAATACTAATGAAACGCACAACCTCGCGCGCTCACACGAACTAATACTATTACCCGGTACAAATATTGCACCATGTAATACTTTACCGCCCTCCCTGTGCAGTGGCTGGCGCGAATGATGGGTGATCTCTCAGGCTTAAGGCTTCTCCTAGAGTCTACCGTATATTAAGTTATTTGATTTACACCATGTCATATATGGTAAATCAGCCATCCTGACTTACAGATATATGAGATGATTGGAAAAAATATGATGCATTGTGAGTATACTGTACACTCATGTATAATCCAAAAAACGAATTTCAGTTCATCATTATCGCCGCCCTTGTGGCTGGGGTTCTTGCCCGTCCTGATCGAGTCCCAGAATATGGATATGCAGCCCCTACACCTATTTCTGCAtctacagacacagatacagatgtGAATTTTAAGAGAtacttttttaaagattaattttCTGATTATCTTTCACATCATATATTTCATAACTACTGCAAGCTATGCTTCATTATTCTAATCATACTCATATATGCCCATTTGTGTGAGCAAATctgctcatatgtatatatatatatctattatatatatatatatatatatatatatatatatatatatatatatatatatatatatacatgcatatctctctctctctcttttctctctcacacacacacacatacatacacacgcacttatatatgtatatgtatatataggcatatatacatttatatatacatatacacatttacagttATGTATCTatcttgtatgtatatgcatatatatatatatatatatatatatatgtatatatagatatgtatatatatatatatatatatatatatatatatatatatatatatatatatatatatatatatatactgtgtgtgtgtgtgtgtgtgtgtgtgtctgtgtctgtgtgtttgtgtttgtgtgtgtgtatgtatgcagtgTGTATTTTAGTTATAAGTATCTTTTTGATATCCACATGCATTAGCTATATGTAGATATCTTTTATCCAAAATATCCACAGAGACTCCAGGGTTTCTTTGTTCGAGTATATACTACAAAATTTTAATGCATCTACTGGCACAGATAGAAACAAAGAGATGgacaaagaataagagagaggggaggatgagagagactgATAGTTTTAGAACTCATGTTCATTACATTTTAAATGATATAATGCAATGGAATAATAACTGATCATCCGTTAGTATGCAACAAACTTGAGTCAGTGACCTTAATGCATAATGAATGTAGATACCCATCCAGTCCTTGCAATGCAACAGTTGAACGTGAATATTCATATCTCACACTAAAACAGTATCAATGTAAATCTAccaacacacatgatatatatatatatatatatatatatatatatatatatatatatatatatatatatatatatatatatatatatatatatatatatatatatatatatacatatatatatatatatatatatatgtaaatatatatgtatatatatgtacatatatatgtgtatatatatgtatatatacacacacaaacacatatatatgtaaatgtatatgcattttcacacacacacacacacacacacacacacacacacacacacacacacacacacacacacacacacacacacacacacacatagatatacatatatatgcccacattcacacataaacacgtatagacccatacacgcatatatactataaataaagatagatatagataaagacagagagaagataatGCCTACGTACTGGTGAACGTTGGAGCTAGTAACACTAACGTGCGATATATGAGGCAAAGGGCGAAAGGTGCCGTCTTGCGACCCGTTTTAAACCAAGATGTATGCTAATTTAAAGACTGAAATGCATGTTTCAACTGAAACGCAAAATTAATTTCCCTTCCTTTAATGTATGTGTAATAAAGAAATCGTATGCGCACGTTTTTAGCCCTTATTACATTCCCGATCAGGTATGCAACTCACCTTCGACAGGTCTCAGTTGTGTCCGCCGTGCAGGGATAGTTTGCTTACGTTAATCAAGTGAGAGGTGTATTGCACGGCGAAATCCTTCATCCTGAACGTTTTGGGCCTGGACAAACCGCAGTatacatgaaaaagaaagaaagcctcTGGAAATGCATTAGGTTTAAGTGAACTGAAATAGATTCGTTTTGTCTGACACTAATTGATATTGGTCAGTTTATCAACTTTGAATCTTTCAAAGGAAACAGCAGGATCAACTTATaacttcatttacatatattttaatgtagGGAGCAAACTCTTCATATAGACACGTTCAAtttatgtgggtgggtgcttcatgcgcaaggtgatgtgaagcgatggtgaggtagcctagatagtgttaattgCTTGCATGCCCTCTCGtgtgcagctgccaccactggctagcctagtgcgaaaaagggagcagctctgcataagcctcccctgccagttcacagcctctcctcatcgagacttctgcagtgcctccttgtggccatccatggatactgggcaccttgcgtcccaggctaaactgtgggggatctcggggcagcaggaggccccagaggtacggagccatggcccaccagcgtgtgaacatgccctggctccgtaccaactgccccttagccaccctagGGTAATTGGGGTGCTAAGGGAGGTGGGCCATGCCAGCCCTCTTCCCCCCAAGTAACTCACCGGCAACTacctgtataaatgaatataccgggggaagggtgctgtccctcccacccagcaagcaaggcgggagggcaaatgttggggtgcaagatgggaatgagagttagttgtcccgcctgcgccccggcaggcgccaactaaccatgaagcttgtggggcaaagccctagggaaccccacaggcggacctcgtttatttggggcagtgtcagcGGGAGCGGCAGAAGTGACATGCACCCGGAGCGACCACTCAAGGCttacctcaggcgagctttccgggtgggcacttggaacatccagtccttacggcaggatgagcggttacctctgctatcgagggaagtggagcgactgggagttgaggtggctgccctctcggaggtgagaagacctgacaGTGGCACGATCAGCATACACCTATTACtcgtcgggccgcagcgatggtcatcacctccagggagtagccatagccatctccagccgacttcaaccctcggtagttgaggtgacaccagttgatgagcatattatggcattgagactgaagcatgattttggcttcatgtctcttattgctgcataTGCTCCTATTGATGTTTGTAAATTCAATGtcaaagaggcgttctacgccaaactctcatctgtggcagacaattgcccctggaaagatatttgcattattttgggcgacttcaatgcggtatccagctgtgactgaactggctatgagatgtctgtcggccctcatggctcgggagctgatctcagcagtgagaacagcctccttctctggtaCCAGCATCTCCAAACCCCATTGCTGGACGTGGTATAGCGATaccggtacagtggccaaggagatcgaccatattcttgttagcatgcaatggaggatccttcagaactgtagagtttaccggagtgccgagttctgtggcactgaccataggctggttgtggctaccctacgggtccacttcaaaataaATCGCCATAACATTTTCTAAGGTAActtgtttgttaaataaaaaaaatcaaaactaaaaaaaaacaacttcacCCACAGTAAGATATGTGGACGAAGAGTGATCGCTTTCATAGTGCACATGCGTGAGGTCTGGGTGGCAATAGGCTTCTTTCTCCGTGAAGGTCGTGACGTCATTCCGGAGGGTGGAGCTTGAAGTATATAAGGCGAAGTGTTCTTCGATCTAGTTATAGCTTCTCAGCATGTCTCCTAAGGTATGTTAGAAAAGAAATAAGGCTCAAgttgattgtgattattattatcattactgcaacaGCAATGTGCACTTCTTTATGGTAACTTCATAATATGTTCCAGTTCATCATCTTTACTGCTCTTGTGGCCGTGGCTCTTGCCCGCCCTGATCAAGCCCCAGCCTATGGTTATGCAGCACCTACACCTGCTCCTGCACCTGCCAAGTACGATTTTAACTACGCTGTGAAGGACGAGTACTCCGGTAATGACTTCGGCCACCAGGAGGATCGTGACGGTTATGACACACAAGGATCCTACTATGTGcagcttcccgacggtcgtctgcagaaagtcacctacactgtcaacggcgactcTGGCTATGTGGCCGACGTCAGCTACGAGGGTGAGGCCCAATACCCTGCCGAACAGCCTGCTTACAAGCCTGCCCCTTCATACACTTAAGATGCAAAGCCCAATTTAACTGTGATTGTATTTATAaatcttatttgtttttaaataaatatttaactaGAGATATCAGATAATTTTGAGATTCctgtaaaggaagagaaaaatggttCGAATAGAATATGGTAATTAAAGCTAATTTTGTATGTATCCATGTGCAAGTAAGCATATTTCCACATCTTATAATTATTGATGGTGTAAACGGGTTTGCTTTCCTCTTCTTGTTGAATTATTTGTTAAAGCATAgcacaaatacatgtataatcaatatttacacacatacacatacgcatacacatacacatacacatacacatacacctaaaaGGTAAAATCATTTTCTTAACATAGCATTTGCTATTGGAActataatattcattatcttgAAAAGGAAGTTAAGTAGCCACCTAACTGAACTTCGACCGTAAATCTCCAAgacagaaatgatgaaaaaaactcaTATTTCTACTCACGGTGTACTCTTTCAGtaatgccttttattttttttttttttatgcacttttgttaaaggttatcaatattgttatagttTATAATGAATAGCCTCTATGCACTGACGATTTCAAGAGGTGTAGGCTACAAGTTCGTGTTTTCACGACGAAgctgtatgtaacatatatgtaacaCAGCAGTTCTTCTGTGGccctttatgtatatgcatgaccTGTTGCTGTTCATAGCTTCAATTTGGCATCGTAAACATTGCAAAGTTCTCCCCAGATGAAGAACTCACCACACTGTCAGCCTCtcgttttacgttttcttcaacAGGAAGAAAATTGACACTAATCTGTTGAGTAGCAGAGGACAAAGGCGCgttcttgattattattaaaatcaaactttaatatttattaaattttatcttatttgaaTGTtgcattattctatatttataaattgaatgataataatcttgaagTTTAAGCACCGAAAAGACATAGGAACacattattaacctttttttttcttaagctgTGGCACAAGTTATcctcttttggggttttaaaattatgatcTTCCTGAAACTCCGCCAAAAATAACCATCGGTTTGTGGTTTGCACATCCATGATTAGtaaacataaattattattagcatcaccaGTATTTATAGAAGAGTAGTTTCGAACGCTGCTAGGTAAATTCCTCTCTGGGCAGCGTATTTTTCCTAAACTGCGTCacaaatgaatatagatataatagtggAAAAATActtttgtaattgaaaaaaatgatgtaatgtaTTTCTCACTTCCCGGAGTAATTATTAGTATACTCCGTATTGACTATTTAGCAATGTGAATTCATAAAGGCATAGAAACCAAAGAATCTCAGCCTGAACGGCAAAAGTCGCAACGGCATAATCGGTAGGGAATGAGTTCTTCTGCAACCGATGTTAGCCCATGATGCAATATTTGACGGAAGGCATTATATGGCAATCTCGACTGTAAACGCTTATATAAagacatgtatgtatagacatacacgcacgtatgtatgtaaatatgtatatatatgtatgtatgtatatctatatcatatatctatctacacacacacacacacacacacacacacacacacacacacacacacacacaccacacacacacacacacacacacacataccgcgtGTGTAggcgcgcaccccccccccctccacatatatgcacacacagatatatgtacgattatatatattcatatgtgcatgtatgtatagacaaaacacatatgcttatatatacatacatatatatatctataaaaatgaatatatatttgtatgcatatatatatatatatatatatatatatatatatatatatatatatatatatatatatatatatatatattctctcacaCATACGtcatacaccatatacatacataaaaacatgaaacatatatttgtgtgcatctgtatttattcgtacaggcatatatatatatatatatatatatatatatatatatatatatatatatatatatatatatatatattatgtatatagtatttatgtatatagtatatttatgtatatatttatatatttatgtatatagtatatttatgtatatgtatatacacatatacatgtatatgtttatgtgtatatatgcatatatatgtatatataagtagacacacacacatatatatatcttatgcacCAAACACGTAATTATGTATGGACCTACATGTTATATTTCtctccaaagacacacacacgtgtatatattgaattataatttcatatcagcggtatgtttgtctgtgcgggtgtgtatgtatgtgtatgtatgtgtcatcaGATTCCATTATATCagatttttgtcaataatatcaATTCGCCATGGCATTTTCTAAGATAacatgtttgttaaaaaaaaaacaaaaaaactagaaactagaaaaaaagcaGTTTCACCCACAGAAAGATATGTGGGCGAAGAGTGATCGCTTTCATAGTGTACATGCGTGAGGTCTGGGTGGCAATAGGCTTCTTTCCCCGTGAAGGTCGTGACGTCATTCCGGAGGGTGGAGCTTGAGGTATATAAGGCGAAGTGTTCTTCGATCTAGTTATAGCTTCTCAGCATGTCTCCTAAGGTATGTTAGAAAAGAAATAAGGCTCAAgttgattgtgattattattatcattactgcaacaGCAATGTGCACTTCTTTATGGTAACCTCAAAATATGTTCCAGTTCATCATCTTTACTGCTCTTGTGGCCGTGGCTCTTGCCCGCCCTGATCAAGCCCCAGCCTATGGTTATGCAGCACCTACACCTGCTCCTGCACCTGCCAAGTACGATTTTAACTACGCTGTGAAGGACGAGTACTCCGGTAATGACTTCGGCCACCAGGAGGATCGTGACGGTTATGACACACAAGGATCCTACTATGTGcagcttcccgacggtcgtctgcagaaagtcacctacactgtcaacggcgactcTGGCTTCGTGGCCGACGTCAGCTACGAGGGTGATGCTCAATACCCTGCTGAACAGCCTGCTTACAAGCCTGCTCCTTCATATGCTTAAGATGCCAAGTCTAGTTTGACTGTGATTgtatttataattcttatttgtttttaaataaatatttaactaGAGATATCAGGTAATTTTGGGATtcctataaagaaaaagaaaaatggttcgAATGGAATAtggtaattaaatttaattttgcatatatCCATGCGTAAGTAAGCATATTCCCACATCTTGTAATTATTGATGATGTTAACAGGTTTGCTTTCCTCTCCTTGTCTAATTATTTTTAAAgcatatcacacatatatgtataatcaatatctacacacacacacacacacacacaaacacacacacagacatatatataatgcaaaacacAAAATGTAACGTTCAAAAGGATTCGTTGTCTTCATTTGCCAGAATTCTATGAAGGTAAACTATTTGCTTATCACTCTTGAAAGTCCTACAAAAATCATTGGAACTATAATTTCAGTACCTTGAAAAGGAAGTTAAGTACCCACCTAACTGAACCTCGACTCTAAATCCCCCAAAAAGAACAGATTGAAGGGATCCCGTTTTTCTACTCACGGTGTACTCTTTCAATAAtgccttttatttttcatatttatgccATTACATTAAAGGTAATTAAAATTGTTATAGTTTAAATAACCAATGTTGTCAATAGTCTCTATGCACTGACGACTTCATGAAAtttatattttcgtgtttttatgaCGAAgctgcatgtaatatatatgtaaaacagtaATTGTCCCATGGCTCTTTAAGTATATACATGACCTGGTACTGGTCACAGCCTCTATTTGGCATCGATAACATTTTCAAATTTCTGCCTAGATAAAGACATCACCATCCCGTCTGCCTCTCGCTTTACGTTTTCTTCAAAGGGAAGAAACGGACAGAGGACAAAGACGAGTTGTTGACTTTAACATTTATTAAAGTctaattttatttgaattttacattattctataaatatagatataataataatcttgaagtTTACGGACCTGAAAGACATAGGAATCACATTATTAACCTTGATCTTCACCTTTTTTAGCTGTAGCATAAGTCATCCTCTTTTGaggtttaaaataatgatgttgctGAAACTCTATTAATTATCTCTTGCCGCAGTGCCAAGAATAACCATCGGTCTGTGGTTTGCACAtccatgattaataaaaataaactatatcaTTAGCAGCATCAGTATTTATAGGAAAGTAGTTTCGAATGCTGCTAGGTAAATTCCTCCCTGGTGCAGTGCCAcaaattaatatagaaataacatttGAAAAACAGATTTGTagcggaaaaaaatattcaatcttCGGAATCTACGGCAATAAAATTGTTGTGTAATGTGTTTCTCACTTCTCGGAGTGATTATCAGAATAATCCCTATTGACACCATTTAGCAATGTGAAATCCTAGCAGCACAGAAACCAAAGAATTACAGCATGAATGGCAAAAAAGGTAACGACATAATCGGCAGGGAATGATCACCGTCACCGCCAATCTCGActgtaaatacatatctatctatctttctgtctatctatctacctatctacacaaacacacacacacacacacacacacatgtatgtaaatatatatatatatatatatatatatatatatatatatatatatatatatatatatatatatatatatatatatatatatatatatatattatgtatatatattcatatatatatacatacatatatatatatataatatatatatatatatatatatatatatatatatatataatatatatctatatctgggggccgcggtggccgaatggttagagcgtcggactcaagactgtcacgacggcaatctgagttcgagggttcgagtcaccgaccgccgcgtgtttcccttggcaaggaacttcacctcgattgcctgcctagccactggggaccaagtcagcccaagtcagtgccgggtaaatagagatggtgactcgggaaaaaaaaaaaaaaaaaaaaaaaaaaaaaaaaaaaaaaaaaaaaaaaaacaccgggcggaaggcaatggcaaaccaccgctctacactgccaagaaaatcatggaagcccatgatcgtcaaggccgcggtggccgaatggttagagcgtcggactcaagactgtcacgacggcaatctgagttcgagggttcgagtcaccgaccgccgcgttgtttcccttgggcaaggaacttcacctcgattgcctacctagccactgggtggccaagccagctcaagtcaagagctggtcctaagcccggataaaataagagagaatgattacctaaaaaggtaacaccggcactctccgtggaaaggaactggggaccctaccacgtactcactccaagagcatcacaacgtgaaaactgcaattgagtatcatgctgtgaccacggcggctcagacatgaacctaccgttaaatgatgatgatatatatatatatatatatatatatatatatatatatatatatatatatatatatatatatgaataaatctgaatatatatgtatatatatataaacacacacacacacacacacacacacacacacatatatatatatatatacatatattatatatatatatatata encodes:
- the LOC119589142 gene encoding cuticle protein 18.6-like, translated to MSPKFIIFTALVAVALARPDQAPAYGYAAPTPAPAPAKYDFNYAVKDEYSGNDFGHQEDRDGYDTQGSYYVQLPDGRLQKVTYTVNGDSGYVADVSYEGEAQYPAEQPAYKPAPSYT
- the LOC119589153 gene encoding cuticle protein 18.6-like — protein: MSPKFIIFTALVAVALARPDQAPAYGYAAPTPAPAPAKYDFNYAVKDEYSGNDFGHQEDRDGYDTQGSYYVQLPDGRLQKVTYTVNGDSGFVADVSYEGDAQYPAEQPAYKPAPSYA